One genomic region from Enoplosus armatus isolate fEnoArm2 chromosome 17, fEnoArm2.hap1, whole genome shotgun sequence encodes:
- the atp6v0a1a gene encoding V-type proton ATPase 116 kDa subunit a isoform X2, with translation MGELFRSEEMTLAQLFLQSEAAYCCVSELGEIGMVQFRDLNPDVNVFQRKFVNEVRRCEEMDRKLRFVEKEIKKANIPMVDTGENPEVPFPRDMIDLEATFEKLENELKEINTNQEALKKNFLELTELKHILRRTQQFFDEMEDPSLLEESSAPLDLNEANRGAALRLGFVAGVIGRERIPTFERMLWRVCRGNVFLRQADIEDPLEDPTTGDQVHKSVFIIFFQGDQLKNRVKKICEGFRATLYPCPETPQERKEMLAGVNARIEDLQMVLNQTEDHRQRVLQAAAKTVRVWFIKVRKMKAIYHTLNLCNIDVTQKCLIAEVWCPVSDLDSIQFALRRGTEKSGSTVPSILNRMQTKQTPPTYNKTNKFTSGFQNIVDAYGIGSYREINPAPYTIITFPFLFAVMFGDLGHGVLMTCAALYLVLRESRLMAQKNDNEMFSMVFAGRYIILLMGIFSIYTGIIYNDCFSKSLNVFGSGWSVRPMFDPRLGGNWTFETLEGNKVLQLDPAIDGVFNGPYPIGIDPIWNIATNKLTFLNSFKMKMSVVLGVIHMLFGVSLSLFNHLYFKKPLNIYLGFIPEIVFMSSLFGYLAILVFYKWVAYDARTSRDAPSLLIAFINMFLFNYSDPSNKPLYRGQMGVQSLLVVIALACVPCMLIVKTLVLRRQHLWRTNLGTENFGGIRVGNGPTEDEAEIIQHDQLSQHSEEEPEAREEEEFNFADVAVHQAIHTIEYCLGCISNTASYLRLWALSLAHAQLSEVLWSMVMHIGLSTSSLGGFFLLVIVFFFFAVLTVAILLIMEGLSAFLHALRLHWVEFQNKFYSGQGFKFLPFTFESILDGRFED, from the exons ATGGGGGAACTCTTCAGAAGTGAAGAGATGACACTGGCTCAGCTCTTCCTCCAGTCAGAAGCTGCCTACTGTTGTGTCAGTGAACTGGGAGAGATCGGCATGGTGCAGTTTCGTGAC CTAAATCCTGATGTGAATGTGTTCCAACGCAAGTTTGTCAATGAAGTACGACGATGTGAGGAGATGGATCGCAAACTGA GATTTgtggagaaagaaataaagaaggcCAACATCCCAATGGTTGACACAGGAGAGAACCCTGAAGTCCCCTTCCCAAGGGACATGATCGACCTGGAG gccacatttgagaagcttgagaatgagctgaaagaaataaacaccAACCAAGAAGCCCTAAAgaagaacttcctggaactgACTGAGCTCAAGCACATCCTGCGTCGCACACAACAGTTTTTTGATGAG ATGGAGGATCCCAGTTTACTGGAGGAGTCATCCGCCCCCTTGGACCTTAATGAGGCTAACCGAGGGGCTGCCCTCCGACTGGG ATTTGTGGCTGGAGTCATTGGCAGGGAACGTATTCCCACATTTGAGAGGATGCTGTGGAGAGTTtgcagaggaaatgtgtttctgaGGCAGGCAGACATTGAAGATCCGCTGGAGGACCCGACTACT GGGGACCAGGTCCACAAGTctgtcttcatcatcttcttccaGGGAGACCAGCTTAAGAATAGAGTCAAGAAGATCTGTGAGGG GTTCAGAGCAACCTTGTACCCATGTCCAGAAACACCccaggagaggaaagagatgcTAGCAGGGGTGAATGCACGCATCGAGGACCTGCAAATG GTGCTGAACCAGACTGAGGATCACAGGCAGAGGGTCCTGCAGGCTGCCGCCAAGACAGTCAGAGTGTGGTTCATCAaggtgaggaagatgaaggcCATCTACCACACCCTCAACCTCTGCAACATTGATGTCACTCAGAAGTGTCTGATCGCTGAGGTGTGGTGTCCCGTCTCCGACCTGGACTCCATCCAGTTTGCCCTGCGCAGGGGGACG GAGAAGAGCGGCTCCACTGTGCCTTCCATCCTCAATAGGATGCAGACCAAGCAgaccccacccacatacaacaagacaaacaagttCACCTCAGGCTTCCAAAACATTGTGGATGCCTATGGAATAGGCAGCTACCGTGAGATTAACCCAG CGCCATACACCATCATCACCTTCCCCTTCCTATTTGCGGTTATGTTTGGTGACCTGGGCCATGGGGTACTCATGACCTGTGCTGCCCTGTACCTTGTGTTGAGAGAGAGCAGGCTGATGGCCCAGAAGAACGATAATGAG ATGTTCAGCATGGTGTTTGCTGGACGTTACATCATCCTGCTAATGGGAATCTTCTCAATCTATACTGGGATCATTTACAACGACTGCTTCTCCAAGTCCCTCAACGTGTTTGGCTCTGGCTGGAGTGTCAGGCCCATGTTCGACCCTCGACTAGGTGGCAACTGGAC GTTTGAAACACTAGAAGGCAATAAAGTTTTGCAATTGGACCCAGCAATAGATGGAGTGTTCAATGGGCCGTACCCCATTGGCATCGATCCg ATATGGAACATTGCCACCAACAAGCTGACGTTCCTGAACTCATTCAAGATGAAGATGTCTGTTGTCCTGGGAGTCATCCACATGCTGTTCGGagtttctctcagtctcttcaACCACCT GTATTTCAAGAAGCCACTGAATATCTACTTGGGATTTATCCCAGAGATCGTCTTCATGTCCAGTCTGTTTGGCTACCTAGCCATCCTTGTCTTCTATAAGTGGGTCGCATACGATGCACGCACCTCCAGGGATGCTCCCAGTCTCCTCATCGCCTTTATCAACATGTTTCTCTTCAACTACAGCGACCCCAGTAACAAACCTCTCTACAGAGGACAG ATGGGTGTACAATCACTCTTGGTGGTAATCGCCTTGGCTTGTGTTCCCTGTATGTTAATAGTGAAAACTCTAGTTCTGCGGAGACAGCATTTGTGGCGGACAAACCTG GGTACAGAGAACTTTGGAGGGATCAGGGTGGGCAACGGGCCCACTGAGGATGAGGCTGAAATCATCCAGCATGACCAGCTCTCACAGCACTCTGAGGAGGAGCCTGAG GCCcgcgaggaggaagag TTTAACTTTGCGGATGTGGCAGTGCATCAGGCGATCCACACCATAGAGTACTGCTTGGGCTGTATCTCCAACACAGCTTCCTATCTGAGGCTTTGGGCCCTCAGTCTGGCTCATGCAC AGTTGTCAGAGGTACTGTGGTCCATGGTGATGCACATCGGCCTTTCTACCAGCAGCCTCGGAGGCTTCTTCCTTCTCGTCatagtctttttcttctttgctgttcTCACAGTTGCCATTCTTCTCATTATGGAAGGCCTGTCAGCCTTCTTGCATGCACTGCGACTGCACTG gGTGGAGTTCCAGAACAAGTTTTACTCAGGCCAGGGCTTCAAGTTCCTCCCCTTCACGTTCGAAAGCATCCTGGATGGGAGGTTCGAGGACTGA
- the atp6v0a1a gene encoding V-type proton ATPase 116 kDa subunit a isoform X3 codes for MGELFRSEEMTLAQLFLQSEAAYCCVSELGEIGMVQFRDLNPDVNVFQRKFVNEVRRCEEMDRKLRFVEKEIKKANIPMVDTGENPEVPFPRDMIDLEATFEKLENELKEINTNQEALKKNFLELTELKHILRRTQQFFDEMEDPSLLEESSAPLDLNEANRGAALRLGFVAGVIGRERIPTFERMLWRVCRGNVFLRQADIEDPLEDPTTGDQVHKSVFIIFFQGDQLKNRVKKICEGFRATLYPCPETPQERKEMLAGVNARIEDLQMVLNQTEDHRQRVLQAAAKTVRVWFIKVRKMKAIYHTLNLCNIDVTQKCLIAEVWCPVSDLDSIQFALRRGTEKSGSTVPSILNRMQTKQTPPTYNKTNKFTSGFQNIVDAYGIGSYREINPAPYTIITFPFLFAVMFGDLGHGVLMTCAALYLVLRESRLMAQKNDNEMFSMVFAGRYIILLMGIFSIYTGIIYNDCFSKSLNVFGSGWSVRPMFDPRLGGNWTFETLEGNKVLQLDPAIDGVFNGPYPIGIDPIWNIATNKLTFLNSFKMKMSVVLGVIHMLFGVSLSLFNHLYFKKPLNIYLGFIPEIVFMSSLFGYLAILVFYKWVAYDARTSRDAPSLLIAFINMFLFNYSDPSNKPLYRGQMGVQSLLVVIALACVPCMLIVKTLVLRRQHLWRTNLGTENFGGIRVGNGPTEDEAEIIQHDQLSQHSEEEPEFNFADVAVHQAIHTIEYCLGCISNTASYLRLWALSLAHAQLSEVLWSMVMHIGLSTSSLGGFFLLVIVFFFFAVLTVAILLIMEGLSAFLHALRLHWVEFQNKFYSGQGFKFLPFTFESILDGRFED; via the exons ATGGGGGAACTCTTCAGAAGTGAAGAGATGACACTGGCTCAGCTCTTCCTCCAGTCAGAAGCTGCCTACTGTTGTGTCAGTGAACTGGGAGAGATCGGCATGGTGCAGTTTCGTGAC CTAAATCCTGATGTGAATGTGTTCCAACGCAAGTTTGTCAATGAAGTACGACGATGTGAGGAGATGGATCGCAAACTGA GATTTgtggagaaagaaataaagaaggcCAACATCCCAATGGTTGACACAGGAGAGAACCCTGAAGTCCCCTTCCCAAGGGACATGATCGACCTGGAG gccacatttgagaagcttgagaatgagctgaaagaaataaacaccAACCAAGAAGCCCTAAAgaagaacttcctggaactgACTGAGCTCAAGCACATCCTGCGTCGCACACAACAGTTTTTTGATGAG ATGGAGGATCCCAGTTTACTGGAGGAGTCATCCGCCCCCTTGGACCTTAATGAGGCTAACCGAGGGGCTGCCCTCCGACTGGG ATTTGTGGCTGGAGTCATTGGCAGGGAACGTATTCCCACATTTGAGAGGATGCTGTGGAGAGTTtgcagaggaaatgtgtttctgaGGCAGGCAGACATTGAAGATCCGCTGGAGGACCCGACTACT GGGGACCAGGTCCACAAGTctgtcttcatcatcttcttccaGGGAGACCAGCTTAAGAATAGAGTCAAGAAGATCTGTGAGGG GTTCAGAGCAACCTTGTACCCATGTCCAGAAACACCccaggagaggaaagagatgcTAGCAGGGGTGAATGCACGCATCGAGGACCTGCAAATG GTGCTGAACCAGACTGAGGATCACAGGCAGAGGGTCCTGCAGGCTGCCGCCAAGACAGTCAGAGTGTGGTTCATCAaggtgaggaagatgaaggcCATCTACCACACCCTCAACCTCTGCAACATTGATGTCACTCAGAAGTGTCTGATCGCTGAGGTGTGGTGTCCCGTCTCCGACCTGGACTCCATCCAGTTTGCCCTGCGCAGGGGGACG GAGAAGAGCGGCTCCACTGTGCCTTCCATCCTCAATAGGATGCAGACCAAGCAgaccccacccacatacaacaagacaaacaagttCACCTCAGGCTTCCAAAACATTGTGGATGCCTATGGAATAGGCAGCTACCGTGAGATTAACCCAG CGCCATACACCATCATCACCTTCCCCTTCCTATTTGCGGTTATGTTTGGTGACCTGGGCCATGGGGTACTCATGACCTGTGCTGCCCTGTACCTTGTGTTGAGAGAGAGCAGGCTGATGGCCCAGAAGAACGATAATGAG ATGTTCAGCATGGTGTTTGCTGGACGTTACATCATCCTGCTAATGGGAATCTTCTCAATCTATACTGGGATCATTTACAACGACTGCTTCTCCAAGTCCCTCAACGTGTTTGGCTCTGGCTGGAGTGTCAGGCCCATGTTCGACCCTCGACTAGGTGGCAACTGGAC GTTTGAAACACTAGAAGGCAATAAAGTTTTGCAATTGGACCCAGCAATAGATGGAGTGTTCAATGGGCCGTACCCCATTGGCATCGATCCg ATATGGAACATTGCCACCAACAAGCTGACGTTCCTGAACTCATTCAAGATGAAGATGTCTGTTGTCCTGGGAGTCATCCACATGCTGTTCGGagtttctctcagtctcttcaACCACCT GTATTTCAAGAAGCCACTGAATATCTACTTGGGATTTATCCCAGAGATCGTCTTCATGTCCAGTCTGTTTGGCTACCTAGCCATCCTTGTCTTCTATAAGTGGGTCGCATACGATGCACGCACCTCCAGGGATGCTCCCAGTCTCCTCATCGCCTTTATCAACATGTTTCTCTTCAACTACAGCGACCCCAGTAACAAACCTCTCTACAGAGGACAG ATGGGTGTACAATCACTCTTGGTGGTAATCGCCTTGGCTTGTGTTCCCTGTATGTTAATAGTGAAAACTCTAGTTCTGCGGAGACAGCATTTGTGGCGGACAAACCTG GGTACAGAGAACTTTGGAGGGATCAGGGTGGGCAACGGGCCCACTGAGGATGAGGCTGAAATCATCCAGCATGACCAGCTCTCACAGCACTCTGAGGAGGAGCCTGAG TTTAACTTTGCGGATGTGGCAGTGCATCAGGCGATCCACACCATAGAGTACTGCTTGGGCTGTATCTCCAACACAGCTTCCTATCTGAGGCTTTGGGCCCTCAGTCTGGCTCATGCAC AGTTGTCAGAGGTACTGTGGTCCATGGTGATGCACATCGGCCTTTCTACCAGCAGCCTCGGAGGCTTCTTCCTTCTCGTCatagtctttttcttctttgctgttcTCACAGTTGCCATTCTTCTCATTATGGAAGGCCTGTCAGCCTTCTTGCATGCACTGCGACTGCACTG gGTGGAGTTCCAGAACAAGTTTTACTCAGGCCAGGGCTTCAAGTTCCTCCCCTTCACGTTCGAAAGCATCCTGGATGGGAGGTTCGAGGACTGA
- the atp6v0a1a gene encoding V-type proton ATPase 116 kDa subunit a isoform X1, giving the protein MGELFRSEEMTLAQLFLQSEAAYCCVSELGEIGMVQFRDLNPDVNVFQRKFVNEVRRCEEMDRKLRFVEKEIKKANIPMVDTGENPEVPFPRDMIDLEATFEKLENELKEINTNQEALKKNFLELTELKHILRRTQQFFDEMEDPSLLEESSAPLDLNEANRGAALRLGFVAGVIGRERIPTFERMLWRVCRGNVFLRQADIEDPLEDPTTGDQVHKSVFIIFFQGDQLKNRVKKICEGFRATLYPCPETPQERKEMLAGVNARIEDLQMVLNQTEDHRQRVLQAAAKTVRVWFIKVRKMKAIYHTLNLCNIDVTQKCLIAEVWCPVSDLDSIQFALRRGTEKSGSTVPSILNRMQTKQTPPTYNKTNKFTSGFQNIVDAYGIGSYREINPAPYTIITFPFLFAVMFGDLGHGVLMTCAALYLVLRESRLMAQKNDNEMFSMVFAGRYIILLMGIFSIYTGIIYNDCFSKSLNVFGSGWSVRPMFDPRLGGNWTFETLEGNKVLQLDPAIDGVFNGPYPIGIDPIWNIATNKLTFLNSFKMKMSVVLGVIHMLFGVSLSLFNHLYFKKPLNIYLGFIPEIVFMSSLFGYLAILVFYKWVAYDARTSRDAPSLLIAFINMFLFNYSDPSNKPLYRGQMGVQSLLVVIALACVPCMLIVKTLVLRRQHLWRTNLGTENFGGIRVGNGPTEDEAEIIQHDQLSQHSEEEPERCLLSPAIKAREEEEFNFADVAVHQAIHTIEYCLGCISNTASYLRLWALSLAHAQLSEVLWSMVMHIGLSTSSLGGFFLLVIVFFFFAVLTVAILLIMEGLSAFLHALRLHWVEFQNKFYSGQGFKFLPFTFESILDGRFED; this is encoded by the exons ATGGGGGAACTCTTCAGAAGTGAAGAGATGACACTGGCTCAGCTCTTCCTCCAGTCAGAAGCTGCCTACTGTTGTGTCAGTGAACTGGGAGAGATCGGCATGGTGCAGTTTCGTGAC CTAAATCCTGATGTGAATGTGTTCCAACGCAAGTTTGTCAATGAAGTACGACGATGTGAGGAGATGGATCGCAAACTGA GATTTgtggagaaagaaataaagaaggcCAACATCCCAATGGTTGACACAGGAGAGAACCCTGAAGTCCCCTTCCCAAGGGACATGATCGACCTGGAG gccacatttgagaagcttgagaatgagctgaaagaaataaacaccAACCAAGAAGCCCTAAAgaagaacttcctggaactgACTGAGCTCAAGCACATCCTGCGTCGCACACAACAGTTTTTTGATGAG ATGGAGGATCCCAGTTTACTGGAGGAGTCATCCGCCCCCTTGGACCTTAATGAGGCTAACCGAGGGGCTGCCCTCCGACTGGG ATTTGTGGCTGGAGTCATTGGCAGGGAACGTATTCCCACATTTGAGAGGATGCTGTGGAGAGTTtgcagaggaaatgtgtttctgaGGCAGGCAGACATTGAAGATCCGCTGGAGGACCCGACTACT GGGGACCAGGTCCACAAGTctgtcttcatcatcttcttccaGGGAGACCAGCTTAAGAATAGAGTCAAGAAGATCTGTGAGGG GTTCAGAGCAACCTTGTACCCATGTCCAGAAACACCccaggagaggaaagagatgcTAGCAGGGGTGAATGCACGCATCGAGGACCTGCAAATG GTGCTGAACCAGACTGAGGATCACAGGCAGAGGGTCCTGCAGGCTGCCGCCAAGACAGTCAGAGTGTGGTTCATCAaggtgaggaagatgaaggcCATCTACCACACCCTCAACCTCTGCAACATTGATGTCACTCAGAAGTGTCTGATCGCTGAGGTGTGGTGTCCCGTCTCCGACCTGGACTCCATCCAGTTTGCCCTGCGCAGGGGGACG GAGAAGAGCGGCTCCACTGTGCCTTCCATCCTCAATAGGATGCAGACCAAGCAgaccccacccacatacaacaagacaaacaagttCACCTCAGGCTTCCAAAACATTGTGGATGCCTATGGAATAGGCAGCTACCGTGAGATTAACCCAG CGCCATACACCATCATCACCTTCCCCTTCCTATTTGCGGTTATGTTTGGTGACCTGGGCCATGGGGTACTCATGACCTGTGCTGCCCTGTACCTTGTGTTGAGAGAGAGCAGGCTGATGGCCCAGAAGAACGATAATGAG ATGTTCAGCATGGTGTTTGCTGGACGTTACATCATCCTGCTAATGGGAATCTTCTCAATCTATACTGGGATCATTTACAACGACTGCTTCTCCAAGTCCCTCAACGTGTTTGGCTCTGGCTGGAGTGTCAGGCCCATGTTCGACCCTCGACTAGGTGGCAACTGGAC GTTTGAAACACTAGAAGGCAATAAAGTTTTGCAATTGGACCCAGCAATAGATGGAGTGTTCAATGGGCCGTACCCCATTGGCATCGATCCg ATATGGAACATTGCCACCAACAAGCTGACGTTCCTGAACTCATTCAAGATGAAGATGTCTGTTGTCCTGGGAGTCATCCACATGCTGTTCGGagtttctctcagtctcttcaACCACCT GTATTTCAAGAAGCCACTGAATATCTACTTGGGATTTATCCCAGAGATCGTCTTCATGTCCAGTCTGTTTGGCTACCTAGCCATCCTTGTCTTCTATAAGTGGGTCGCATACGATGCACGCACCTCCAGGGATGCTCCCAGTCTCCTCATCGCCTTTATCAACATGTTTCTCTTCAACTACAGCGACCCCAGTAACAAACCTCTCTACAGAGGACAG ATGGGTGTACAATCACTCTTGGTGGTAATCGCCTTGGCTTGTGTTCCCTGTATGTTAATAGTGAAAACTCTAGTTCTGCGGAGACAGCATTTGTGGCGGACAAACCTG GGTACAGAGAACTTTGGAGGGATCAGGGTGGGCAACGGGCCCACTGAGGATGAGGCTGAAATCATCCAGCATGACCAGCTCTCACAGCACTCTGAGGAGGAGCCTGAG CGCTGCCTTTTGTCACCTGCTATCAAGGCCcgcgaggaggaagag TTTAACTTTGCGGATGTGGCAGTGCATCAGGCGATCCACACCATAGAGTACTGCTTGGGCTGTATCTCCAACACAGCTTCCTATCTGAGGCTTTGGGCCCTCAGTCTGGCTCATGCAC AGTTGTCAGAGGTACTGTGGTCCATGGTGATGCACATCGGCCTTTCTACCAGCAGCCTCGGAGGCTTCTTCCTTCTCGTCatagtctttttcttctttgctgttcTCACAGTTGCCATTCTTCTCATTATGGAAGGCCTGTCAGCCTTCTTGCATGCACTGCGACTGCACTG gGTGGAGTTCCAGAACAAGTTTTACTCAGGCCAGGGCTTCAAGTTCCTCCCCTTCACGTTCGAAAGCATCCTGGATGGGAGGTTCGAGGACTGA